From the Desulfallas thermosapovorans DSM 6562 genome, the window TTTCTTTTACCACAAGGCGACGGAAAATAATAAAAATGAAAGCGTGTCCGAAGATGACTTCAGGTATGAAGGACCCAAGCCCCAAACCAAGGAAGCAGCCATTGTGATGCTTGCCGATGCGGTGGAGGCGGCGGTTCGTTCCATGCCAAACCGTACCCCCGGCCGGGTGGAGGGGATGGTGCGCAAAATAATCAAGGACAAGCTTATGGACGAGCAACTTGACGAATGTGACCTCACATTGAAGGACCTAAATATTATAGCCGGCGCATTTTTAAGGGTGCTGTCAGGAATATTTCATAACAGGATAGAATACCCGGATATGAGCAAGGAAATGGAAAGAAGGAATAGTAAACGCGCCGGTAATCGCAAACAATCTGCGGGAAAAGGTACCGGTTGATTAAGTTTTAAGTAGAGGTTGATATTTTTTACGGGTTACTGGGAATGGAAAGGAGAAAACTTAAGTGCCGGTATTAATAAACAATATACAGGAAAAGGTACCAGTTGGTCCTGACCTGGAGCAATTGCTCACCCGGGTGGTGGCTTGGGCCCTTGAGGAGCACGACATACCTGAAAACGTCGAGGTGAGTCTGGTATTCGTGGATGATGATTATATTGCTGGTTTAAACCGGCAATACCGGGGCGTTGACGGTCCCACGGACGTGCTGAGCTTCGCCATGCTGGAAGGTCCCGCCATGCCCGGGGATGAAGACGAACCCATGCTGGGTGATGTGGTGATATCTTTGGAAACCGCCCGGCGCCAGGCCGCTGAATACGGTCATAGTTTTACCCGGGAGGTAGCCTACCTGACCGTACACGGTGTGTTGCACCTGCTGGGTTATGACCACGGGGACCGGCCCGGCAAACAAAAAATGCGCGTACAGGAGGAAAACATCCTGACCAAAGCGGGCCTTCCCGCATCCAATGGCACTACCACCCCCGGTGGTGCCGGGTGTTGAAAGTCTGGAGGAAATATTTTTATATGTTTTGCGCCCTGGAAAGGCATGCCCATAAGCTTGAATGGTTGAAAGATAACATGCCCGGCAAGGGGACTGAATTGCCGCCGCTTGAGGTGGGACTTGAACCAGGCGTTGAACGGTTAAAAGCCGGGCATTGAAGTTGACATTAGCTATGTTGTAAAAGAACTATTTTGTAAAGAGGTGATGGCGGTTGTTCAGCCTGCTGCGCAGCTTTCGCTGGGCCATAAGCGGTATACTTTACGCTGTGAGTACCCAGCGTAATATGAAAATTCACCTGCTGGCAGCGCTAGTGGCAGCGGCCGCCGGTTTGTACTTGAAACTGCCACCGGGAGAGTTGGTGCTGCTTGCCGTAACGATATTTATGGTGCTGGCTGCGGAAATGTTCAATACAGCCCTGGAGGCGGTGGTGGATTTGGTGTCCCCCCGGCAACACCGGCTGGCCCGAATTGCTAAAGATGTGGCTGCCGGTGCTGTGTTGCTTACTGCATTAAATGCACTGGTAGTGGCTTATTTATTAATTTGGCCCCGTTTGCGGGTTTAAGGAGAGGAGAGGGAATGAAACCGGAACAATTGGTTGCCCTGGCTTTGGAAGCCCGGCAAAATGCCTACGTGCCTTATTCAAATTTTGCGGTGGGTGCGGCGCTTCTTACAACCGGTGGCAGGGTATATACCGGTTGCAACGTGGAAAACTCATCCTATGGTCTGACAGTCTGTGCGGAACGGGTAGCTCTATTTACTGCTGTAGCCAATGGAGAACGTAAATTTGCCGCGCTGGCGGTGGCCGCCGGCACCGAGGAATACTGCAGTCCGTGCGGGGCCTGCCGTCAGGTGCTGGCTGAGTTTGACACCGGTACCAGGGTATATCTGGCCAACCGGCATGGTGCATACCGGGAAACAACTGTCGCGGAATTACTACCCTCGGCTTTTTCGCTGAGCACACGTATTTAAGTTGTGCCGGCAGTTTTATCCTCTATAACGAAAGGAACGATAAAGGTTTACTATGCCAGATCCAGTTTTCAAATCAGGTTTCGTAACCATTGTAGGGCGAACCAATGTGGGAAAATCCACTTTACTAAACAGCATGTTGGGTCAAAAAATAACCATCATGTCAGATAAGCCCCAGACAACCCGTCATAAAATACAATGCGTGCTTACCGGCCAGGATTACCAGATCGTATTTATTGATACTCCCGGTATCCACAAGCCCAAGCACAAACTGGGTGAACATATGGTGGGGGTAGCCCTGAATACCCTGCGGGAAGTTGATGTGGTGCTGCTGCTGGTGGAAGCGGCCATGCCCGGCCCCGGGGACCGTTATATGCTGGAACAGCTTAAAAAAGTGACGGGTCCCGTGCTGCTGGCTATTAACAAAATAGACCTGGTTAAACCAGGCGATTTGGTGCCCATAATAGCAGCTTTTCAGCAAGCCGGTAATTTTGCCGAAATCGTCCCGGTATCGGCCCTTACCGGAGAAAACGTGTCGCGTCTTAAGCAGATAATTATTGATTATCTACCCGAAGGCCCCCAATACTACCCCGGTGATGTGGTGGTGGACCGGCCCGAACGGTTTATTATGGCCGAGCTGATCAGAGAAAAGGTATTGCATTTGACCAGCCAGGAAGTACCCCACTCGGTAGCGGTGGTGGTGGAGGAGGTGGAACAAAGAAACCAGGATATGGTGGCTGTACGGGCGGTTATATATACCGAACGGGAAAGTCAAAAGGGTATATTAATCGGCAAGGGTGGTCGCATGCTTAAAGAAGTGGGCCAGCGGGCTCGCCAGGAGATGGAGGCGCTTTTGGGCTCGCGAATTTTCCTGGAATTATGGGTCAAGGTAAAAAAAGACTGGCGTAACCGGGACATAGATATGCGTAATTTCGGTTTGCTGGAGGAATAAAAGTTTTTGACAATTATCCATGTAAGTAATAAGATATACTTGGAATAATAATTAAATATTGTTCTTCGTTAGGTGAGGCTACTATGCAGACACAGGCCACTGCCCGGAAATGTCGAGAGACAGTAACGGGTTAGCAGGTATTACCGAATTAAGGTTTTACCTAATGTGGCTGAGATAAATTCTCTAGCTGTATAGAGCCAAAACTGCACGAGTGAAGAAGGCGAATGTTTTTTATTGGTCTTCATATTTCTACTGAAGGCCTTTTATATTGCA encodes:
- the ybeY gene encoding rRNA maturation RNase YbeY → MPVLINNIQEKVPVGPDLEQLLTRVVAWALEEHDIPENVEVSLVFVDDDYIAGLNRQYRGVDGPTDVLSFAMLEGPAMPGDEDEPMLGDVVISLETARRQAAEYGHSFTREVAYLTVHGVLHLLGYDHGDRPGKQKMRVQEENILTKAGLPASNGTTTPGGAGC
- a CDS encoding diacylglycerol kinase family protein encodes the protein MFSLLRSFRWAISGILYAVSTQRNMKIHLLAALVAAAAGLYLKLPPGELVLLAVTIFMVLAAEMFNTALEAVVDLVSPRQHRLARIAKDVAAGAVLLTALNALVVAYLLIWPRLRV
- a CDS encoding cytidine deaminase; the encoded protein is MKPEQLVALALEARQNAYVPYSNFAVGAALLTTGGRVYTGCNVENSSYGLTVCAERVALFTAVANGERKFAALAVAAGTEEYCSPCGACRQVLAEFDTGTRVYLANRHGAYRETTVAELLPSAFSLSTRI
- the era gene encoding GTPase Era, producing MPDPVFKSGFVTIVGRTNVGKSTLLNSMLGQKITIMSDKPQTTRHKIQCVLTGQDYQIVFIDTPGIHKPKHKLGEHMVGVALNTLREVDVVLLLVEAAMPGPGDRYMLEQLKKVTGPVLLAINKIDLVKPGDLVPIIAAFQQAGNFAEIVPVSALTGENVSRLKQIIIDYLPEGPQYYPGDVVVDRPERFIMAELIREKVLHLTSQEVPHSVAVVVEEVEQRNQDMVAVRAVIYTERESQKGILIGKGGRMLKEVGQRARQEMEALLGSRIFLELWVKVKKDWRNRDIDMRNFGLLEE